One Chordicoccus furentiruminis DNA window includes the following coding sequences:
- a CDS encoding type III pantothenate kinase → MILAIDMGNSHIETGLMDGERVLLTERFATDPRKTATEYAVLLHTVLQIRSIDLADIEGAILSSVVPPLTRVLEEAVKKVTGLKTLVVGPGVKNGLKIRIDDPKTLGADLVVDAVGGIHLYGAPLAVIDMGTATTISVIDREGAFRGGAVMPGVHVSLSALVSSASLLPNLSLADPGKAIGTNTVDCMRSGIVYGQAAMIDGMLDRFAGEIGSEIRAVATGGLAPGIIPFCRHRILLDSELMLRGLSLIYDMNRRER, encoded by the coding sequence ATGATACTGGCGATCGATATGGGCAATTCGCACATTGAGACCGGGCTTATGGACGGAGAACGCGTGCTGCTGACCGAGCGCTTCGCCACGGATCCGAGAAAGACGGCGACAGAGTACGCGGTGCTGCTCCATACGGTGCTTCAGATCCGTTCCATTGATCTGGCGGACATCGAAGGGGCGATCCTCTCGAGCGTGGTGCCTCCGCTGACGAGGGTGCTTGAGGAAGCGGTGAAAAAGGTGACCGGACTCAAAACCCTGGTCGTCGGGCCGGGCGTGAAGAACGGTCTCAAGATCCGGATCGACGACCCGAAGACGCTGGGCGCGGATCTCGTGGTGGATGCGGTCGGAGGCATCCATCTCTACGGCGCGCCGCTGGCCGTCATTGACATGGGAACGGCGACGACGATCTCCGTCATTGACCGCGAGGGCGCTTTCCGAGGCGGCGCGGTGATGCCGGGCGTCCATGTTTCTCTTTCTGCACTGGTTTCCTCCGCATCTCTTCTGCCGAATCTGAGCCTTGCGGATCCGGGAAAAGCAATCGGCACCAACACGGTGGACTGCATGAGAAGCGGCATCGTCTATGGGCAGGCGGCGATGATCGACGGGATGCTGGACCGGTTTGCCGGCGAAATCGGAAGCGAAATCCGGGCCGTCGCGACGGGCGGACTGGCGCCGGGGATCATTCCGTTCTGCCGGCACAGGATCCTTCTGGACAGTGAGCTGATGCTGCGCGGCCTCAGCCTGATCTATGATATGAACAGACGGGAAAGATAG
- a CDS encoding helix-turn-helix transcriptional regulator — protein MKEKKYVVVTRHDRLFDHVRETVRIRNPKVTVQKAGSFPEALAMLNEFDGTGILLTDEDAHTIVAQTLPSVLPAYGEQECPQDLRGNTRDEVAFVKMYIRLHLQEDLSLAVIARQVNLSPNYLCVIFRRVEGMSIQQFVEQQRIERAAYLLVTENTLTEEIAHRVGYRYSSYFCRTFRKHYGVTPRRYRLMSERERDEQFRKQT, from the coding sequence ATGAAAGAGAAGAAGTATGTGGTGGTGACACGTCATGACAGACTGTTTGACCATGTGAGGGAGACGGTCAGAATCAGAAATCCGAAGGTGACGGTTCAGAAGGCAGGCAGCTTTCCGGAGGCGCTTGCGATGCTGAACGAATTCGACGGAACCGGGATTCTGCTCACGGACGAGGACGCTCACACGATTGTCGCACAGACGCTGCCGTCTGTCCTTCCGGCATACGGCGAACAGGAGTGTCCGCAGGATCTCCGGGGAAATACAAGAGATGAGGTCGCCTTCGTCAAGATGTATATCCGCCTGCATCTTCAGGAGGACCTGAGTCTTGCGGTGATCGCGAGACAGGTGAACCTCTCTCCGAATTATCTCTGCGTGATCTTCCGGCGGGTCGAGGGCATGTCGATCCAGCAGTTCGTTGAGCAGCAGCGCATCGAGCGCGCCGCCTATCTTCTTGTGACGGAGAACACGCTGACAGAGGAAATTGCGCACCGTGTCGGATATCGCTATTCCTCTTATTTCTGCCGGACGTTCCGGAAACATTACGGTGTGACGCCGAGACGGTACCGGCTGATGAGTGAAAGGGAACGGGATGAGCAGTTCAGAAAGCAGACTTGA
- a CDS encoding XdhC family protein codes for MSSSESRLDREAEKRMVRRFFEPEEGSRSVLLTVTETDGEETGPFVGQHCLLAEDGRIETSIPLAEEEKNRIRQLTGRGRIGLRPGLTAYYEQRSSAKTAVVCGAGFVASALIRILRMTGYRIVVLEDRPSFGEEARKAGADRVLIGPFAESLRSLPDDPDVSYIVMTRGHRFDMDCLDVILRRPFRYAGMMSSHMRAAHAREEMIARGVSPEAYDRLHSPIGLPIGAATPAEIAVSVAAELIAQPKRPGDGDEPAVLDALRADGERTLAMIVRRRGPSPRSIGTKMIVFRDGTASGTIGGGCFEAEVKRRALQRMQLGLTEPEVMTVDLRPDAEENAGMACGGVIDVLLERL; via the coding sequence ATGAGCAGTTCAGAAAGCAGACTTGACAGAGAAGCAGAGAAGCGGATGGTCCGGCGCTTTTTTGAGCCGGAGGAAGGCAGCCGGTCGGTGCTTCTGACGGTTACGGAAACGGACGGAGAGGAAACCGGTCCTTTTGTCGGACAGCATTGCCTCCTCGCGGAGGACGGACGGATCGAGACATCCATCCCGCTCGCGGAAGAGGAGAAGAACCGGATCCGTCAGCTGACGGGGCGGGGCCGCATCGGCCTCCGTCCCGGACTGACGGCGTACTATGAGCAGAGATCTTCCGCCAAGACCGCGGTGGTCTGCGGAGCTGGCTTTGTGGCGTCAGCGCTGATCCGGATTTTGCGGATGACCGGGTACCGGATCGTCGTCCTCGAGGACAGGCCGTCTTTCGGGGAAGAGGCACGGAAGGCGGGCGCGGACCGGGTGCTGATCGGGCCTTTCGCGGAAAGCCTGCGCTCACTGCCTGACGACCCGGACGTGTCTTACATCGTGATGACGAGAGGCCATCGCTTCGACATGGACTGTCTCGATGTGATCCTCCGGCGGCCGTTCCGGTATGCGGGCATGATGAGCAGCCACATGAGGGCGGCCCATGCCCGGGAAGAGATGATCGCCCGGGGCGTTTCCCCGGAGGCGTATGACCGGCTGCACTCGCCGATCGGGCTTCCGATCGGCGCGGCCACACCGGCGGAAATCGCGGTTTCTGTCGCGGCTGAACTGATCGCCCAGCCGAAGCGTCCCGGGGACGGCGATGAACCGGCGGTTCTGGACGCGCTGAGAGCGGACGGGGAGAGGACGCTGGCGATGATTGTCCGAAGACGCGGACCTTCGCCGCGGTCGATCGGAACGAAGATGATCGTGTTCCGCGACGGAACCGCCTCGGGCACCATAGGGGGCGGCTGCTTCGAGGCCGAAGTGAAGCGGCGCGCGCTGCAGAGAATGCAGCTC